A single window of Doryrhamphus excisus isolate RoL2022-K1 chromosome 5, RoL_Dexc_1.0, whole genome shotgun sequence DNA harbors:
- the cfap144 gene encoding protein FAM183A isoform X1 — MAAKKKDLVHQNAIHVEMIRKEQRQQILHTEFSINPHRKLHIIPDKPMSRKQKEVISENLDFIEAFHKARQEPTKKYSTPLTESQEIGWVSTALIPTNRNDGRFNFYRHSSDITKHQESILRSSK; from the exons ATGGCAGCAAAGAAGAAAGATTTGGTCCATCAGAATGCGATTCACGTTGAGATGATCCGGAAAGAGCAAAGACAGCAAATACTTCACACAGAGTTCAGCATCAATCCACACAGGAAAT tACACATCATACCAGACAAACCCATGTCCAGGAAACAGAAAGAAGTGATTTCAGAGAACT TGGACTTCATTGAGGCCTTCCACAAAGCTCGCCAGGAGCCGACTAAGAAATATTCAACACCACTGACTGAGAGTCAAGAGATTGGATGGGTGTCCACTGCTCTG ATCCCTACCAATCGTAATGACGGCagattcaatttctaccgccaCAGCTCAGACATCACCAAACATCAAGAGTCTATCCTGCGCTCTTCAAAATAA
- the cfap144 gene encoding protein FAM183A isoform X2, translating to MIRKEQRQQILHTEFSINPHRKLHIIPDKPMSRKQKEVISENLDFIEAFHKARQEPTKKYSTPLTESQEIGWVSTALIPTNRNDGRFNFYRHSSDITKHQESILRSSK from the exons ATGATCCGGAAAGAGCAAAGACAGCAAATACTTCACACAGAGTTCAGCATCAATCCACACAGGAAAT tACACATCATACCAGACAAACCCATGTCCAGGAAACAGAAAGAAGTGATTTCAGAGAACT TGGACTTCATTGAGGCCTTCCACAAAGCTCGCCAGGAGCCGACTAAGAAATATTCAACACCACTGACTGAGAGTCAAGAGATTGGATGGGTGTCCACTGCTCTG ATCCCTACCAATCGTAATGACGGCagattcaatttctaccgccaCAGCTCAGACATCACCAAACATCAAGAGTCTATCCTGCGCTCTTCAAAATAA
- the ebna1bp2 gene encoding probable rRNA-processing protein EBP2 isoform X2, which produces MAPAKEDELISEESEDENSELSDSELQDAFAKGLLKPGMNLVVEKSKKFANNVEGLKHCLKDLKKDLPWVERLDLTNPPVDDVFAKIGGKVASGNDGEVNADDDFQREMFFYRQAQATVLEALPLLNKHNVSTKRPDDYFAEMTKSDQHMQKIRKKLLSKQAILEKSEKAKKIREQRKFGKKVQIEVIQKRQKEKKAMMSAVKKYQKGMSDKLDFLEGDQKPTSTDASQSSKKALNKKGPSAKRKFKDQKFGFGGKKSGKKWNTKESYNDVSSFKAKVAHGKGTKGGKKGKGGKQNKRPGKSARRKMKSRS; this is translated from the exons ATGGCGCCAGCAAAGGAGGACGAGTTGATCAGCGAGGAATCAGAAGATGAAAACAGCGAATTATCAGATAGTGAA CTCCAAGATGCTTTTGCAAAAGGCTTGTTGAAACCTGGAATGAACTTGGTGGTGGAAAAATCCAAAAAGTTCGCCAATAATGTG GAGGGTTTGAAACATTGTTTGAAAGACTTGAAGAAAGACCTTCCCTGGGTGGAGAGATTGGACCTGACCAATCCACCAGTTGATGATGTCTTTGCTAAGATTGGAGGAAAAGTGGCAAGTGGCAACGACGGAGAAGTCAATGCAGATGATGATTTCCAGAGGGAAATGTTCTT TTACCGTCAAGCTCAAGCAACAGTTCTTGAGGCCTTGCCCCTCTTGAACAAGCACAATGTTTCTACCAAGAGACCTGATGACTACTTTGCTGAGATGACCAAGTCGGATCAACACATGCAGAAG ATCAGGAAGAAGCTGCTTTCAAAGCAGGCGATACTGGAGAAGTCGGAGAAGGCAAAGAAGATACGTGAACAAAGGAAGTTTGGCAAAAAg GTCCAAATAGAAGTGATCCAGAAAAgacagaaggagaagaaggcaaTGATGTCTGCTGTTAAGAAATACCAGAAAG GAATGAGTGACAAGTTGGATTTCTTGGAAGGAGACCAAAAGCCAACAAGTACAGACGCATCTCAGAGCTCCAAGAAGGCATTGAACAAGAAAGG ACCCAGTGCCAAGAGGAAGTTTAAAGACCAGAAGTTTGGCTTTGGAGGCAAGAAGAGCGGAAAGAAGTGGAACACCAAAGAAAGTTACAACGATGTCTCCAGTTTCAAAGCCAAAGTGGCTCACGGAAAGGGTACAAAAGGAGGGAAGAAAGGCAAGGgaggaaaacaaaat AAACGTCCAGGTAAGTCTGCAAGAAGGAAGATGAAGTCTCGCTCATGA
- the ebna1bp2 gene encoding probable rRNA-processing protein EBP2 isoform X1, producing MPDCLHSFLETMAPAKEDELISEESEDENSELSDSELQDAFAKGLLKPGMNLVVEKSKKFANNVEGLKHCLKDLKKDLPWVERLDLTNPPVDDVFAKIGGKVASGNDGEVNADDDFQREMFFYRQAQATVLEALPLLNKHNVSTKRPDDYFAEMTKSDQHMQKIRKKLLSKQAILEKSEKAKKIREQRKFGKKVQIEVIQKRQKEKKAMMSAVKKYQKGMSDKLDFLEGDQKPTSTDASQSSKKALNKKGPSAKRKFKDQKFGFGGKKSGKKWNTKESYNDVSSFKAKVAHGKGTKGGKKGKGGKQNKRPGKSARRKMKSRS from the exons GGAGACCATGGCGCCAGCAAAGGAGGACGAGTTGATCAGCGAGGAATCAGAAGATGAAAACAGCGAATTATCAGATAGTGAA CTCCAAGATGCTTTTGCAAAAGGCTTGTTGAAACCTGGAATGAACTTGGTGGTGGAAAAATCCAAAAAGTTCGCCAATAATGTG GAGGGTTTGAAACATTGTTTGAAAGACTTGAAGAAAGACCTTCCCTGGGTGGAGAGATTGGACCTGACCAATCCACCAGTTGATGATGTCTTTGCTAAGATTGGAGGAAAAGTGGCAAGTGGCAACGACGGAGAAGTCAATGCAGATGATGATTTCCAGAGGGAAATGTTCTT TTACCGTCAAGCTCAAGCAACAGTTCTTGAGGCCTTGCCCCTCTTGAACAAGCACAATGTTTCTACCAAGAGACCTGATGACTACTTTGCTGAGATGACCAAGTCGGATCAACACATGCAGAAG ATCAGGAAGAAGCTGCTTTCAAAGCAGGCGATACTGGAGAAGTCGGAGAAGGCAAAGAAGATACGTGAACAAAGGAAGTTTGGCAAAAAg GTCCAAATAGAAGTGATCCAGAAAAgacagaaggagaagaaggcaaTGATGTCTGCTGTTAAGAAATACCAGAAAG GAATGAGTGACAAGTTGGATTTCTTGGAAGGAGACCAAAAGCCAACAAGTACAGACGCATCTCAGAGCTCCAAGAAGGCATTGAACAAGAAAGG ACCCAGTGCCAAGAGGAAGTTTAAAGACCAGAAGTTTGGCTTTGGAGGCAAGAAGAGCGGAAAGAAGTGGAACACCAAAGAAAGTTACAACGATGTCTCCAGTTTCAAAGCCAAAGTGGCTCACGGAAAGGGTACAAAAGGAGGGAAGAAAGGCAAGGgaggaaaacaaaat AAACGTCCAGGTAAGTCTGCAAGAAGGAAGATGAAGTCTCGCTCATGA